In Romeriopsis navalis LEGE 11480, the genomic stretch CAAGAAAATTCCGGCCCACGACAGGTGCCGAACCACTTAACAGTCGGATATTACGACCTGATAAAAATGAATAACTGTTTACGTTTTGTTACATTTGAGAAGTCCTGGAAAACCAGCCAGCCAAAATTCTTACTCAACCATTAAGCGCATGCTGGCTCTAGGTCTAGCCGCCAGACCATCGGTAGTCTCCTCAGAAACTGCCAATTTGCATCGCTAACGATCGTCAACATTGGCAATCGAGCGCTTAAAGCGATTCGACCAATATGGTCCGGTGGCCCATCGCCTCAAATCCGCTCGCAGGAAGCAAAATAATGAACAGTAGTTTACGTATCGGCAACCTATTTGGCATTCCCTTTTTCGTCAATGTGTCGTGGTTTTTCGTTTTAGCCCTAGTCACACTGAATTTCAGCGGTGGTCTAGCCGCTCAGTTTCCGACATTAGGCACTGCCGCCTGGGGCCTCGGCCTCGGCGCCGGACTATTGATGTTCGCTTCAGTGCTGCTACATGAGTTAGGCCATAGTTTCGCCGCCCAGCAGCAGGGCATCAAGGTCAACTCGATCACACTATTTCTATTTGGCGGATTAGCCAGTTTAGAGGATGAAGCGAAAACCCCAGCCGGCGCATTCTGGATTGCGATTGCCGGCCCATTAGTCAGTCTGGCCTTATTTCTACTCCTCACGGGGCTCACGGCCAGTGGTTTGGTTAACGGACCGATCGGCTCAATCAGCCGCTTGCTGGCCTACATTAATTTGAGTTTGGCACTGTTCAATATGATTCCGGGCCTGCCGCTGGATGGTGGCAACGTGCTGAAAGCCGCGATCTGGCAGTTCACGGGCAATCGCTATCGGGGCATCCAATGGGCGAGCCGCATGGGCATGGTGATTGGTGGTGTCGCAATGAGCTTTGGGGCATTATCCGTTCTGGGAATTTCCAATATCGGCAGTTTCTGGACTTTGATTATCGGTTGGTTTATCTGGCGTAATGCGAAGCAGTCGGCTAATTCAGCCACCATCCAAGAAACATTATCTGGTCTGACAGCTGCCGATGTCGTCTTGGAAAATAGCCCCATTATTCAGGCTGACAGCACGTTACGCCAGCTCGCGGATATTGCCGTAGTCACAACTCGCAACCAAAACTGGCAACGCTTTTTAGTCCAAGATTCGCAGGCTCAACTTATTGGGACCATCCCCTTCGATACAATCAGAAGCATCCCCGCACACCAATGGCCTGACTATCAAGTTAAAGATTTCGTCCAATCAATACAGCCGGAAGTGCAAGTCCAGGCCAACCAATCCCTGTTGACGGTGATCGAACAATTTGAGCGGCAGGGCATCCAAGCCTTAGCTGTCATCCGTGAAAATGGCACATTAGTCGGTCTGCTCGAAAAAGCCCAAATTATTCAGCTATTACAACAACGGACACAAACACAAATGGCCTAGCAATCGATTTCAAGTCGGCGATCGCCCACATAATGATCGCCGACGATGCCGTACCAGCCTTCTATCCCATCCGGACTGTGGCACAAGATATGCGGTGATTACGCAATCCTCCGCATGACTACGGAGATCAGCCCTACTGAGTCACGATAAAAGTAGGAAATTAACGAGAAATTTTCCACCGGATTCGGCTTATATAAGTGCGAATCCTTTTTCCTTGGGAAAAATGGGTTAGCCATCAAATTTTGATGACGCATCTACGACTGCTATTTTCTATATTCATTAGGGTATGTCTAATAAAGCTCAAGGCGAAGGGCACACACTAGGGTGTTTAGCCTCCACTTCTGGATCGAGCCAATCGATTCTGGCGTTTCCTGATCCCATTTCACACTTCATCGGACGCGATCGTGAACTACAAGCGATCGAACGCCTATTCAAACAAGGGATTAATGTCGTTGAGCTCACGGACTCTCCTGGCAAGATCGGCATGGGCAAATCCGCCTTGGCGATTCAGGCCGTACATGCCCTGAAATCCCACTATAGTGATTGTCAACTCTATGCCAATCTCCATGGGCAAGACACCTTCCCGGCCCATGCCCGTGATGTCCTGCAAGAATGGCTCGTGCTGCAGTTTGGCATCGACCCACGGGTGTTACCACAAGACACTAGTGAACTACAAGCACTGTACCAACAGCAGATCGAGGGTCAGCGTGTCATCATCGTGCTGGATAATGTCGCCAGTCTGAAACAAATTCAACCTTTAGTGGCGCATAGTTCGTCCCAATCGCCCACAGCCTATGCCATTTTGATTACGAGCCGCAGTCCGATCCTGACAGCGGAGCATGGCAAAACCCTATTTGTCGATCGACTTGCCACCAATTTAGGCATGTCACTATTGACGGGCAAACCGGCTAGTCAGACACCGAGCCAGGCCGAGGGCTCAGAGGATGGCAGTAAATCCTTACATCAAATCATCAAGCTAGCAGATGGTTCACCCTTTGCCTTGCAACTCCTGGGTCATTTATTGCGTCAAGTCCCGCCGACATCGCCAGACACACTGATGCTAGAGATCGAGAAAGGTAAGCGGAAATACCAAGCGAGTTATCCCGAACAGCTCTCGCAGTTCATGGCTTGTCTCAACGTGGCCTACCAATCTCTAGAAGTCGAAGACCGCGATTTGCTGAGTCGGCTGAGTGTGCTGCACGGAAGCCAGTTTAATGCTGGCCTGGCCGCACATCTTTGCGGACAAAATAATACGTCGATCGTCACCTTACGGCTCGAAACCCTACACAAAAAGGGTTGGCTCGTGCCGATGCCGAATCTGGCTAATCCTGGTGAATTAAAGGAATACACCATGCCAGAAGTAGCTCGCGCTTTTCTCTGGAAAAAAGTCACGGCCAAAGCCCGCCGCACCCTGGTGACGTGGGCCTTAAATTGGACCGACGACCACCACAACGAAATCGATCGACTGATGCTCAAATCAGACACCGAACCGATCGCGGATTTGCTGAAGTCGATCGCCAGCTAGTTGCGATAATCACCGCGGAAAGTCGCCGCCCAAAAAACGTGGCCAATGCATTACACAATTGGCCACTTAATCAAAATTCAATTGTTTGGGTTAATGCCGCTGATGCAGACGCCTCCGCATGCACCACATCGCCAAATTAACCAAATAGGGCACCCAAGGCTTTACCCATATTGGATGGAGCCATCGCATCAACC encodes the following:
- a CDS encoding site-2 protease family protein, with amino-acid sequence MNSSLRIGNLFGIPFFVNVSWFFVLALVTLNFSGGLAAQFPTLGTAAWGLGLGAGLLMFASVLLHELGHSFAAQQQGIKVNSITLFLFGGLASLEDEAKTPAGAFWIAIAGPLVSLALFLLLTGLTASGLVNGPIGSISRLLAYINLSLALFNMIPGLPLDGGNVLKAAIWQFTGNRYRGIQWASRMGMVIGGVAMSFGALSVLGISNIGSFWTLIIGWFIWRNAKQSANSATIQETLSGLTAADVVLENSPIIQADSTLRQLADIAVVTTRNQNWQRFLVQDSQAQLIGTIPFDTIRSIPAHQWPDYQVKDFVQSIQPEVQVQANQSLLTVIEQFERQGIQALAVIRENGTLVGLLEKAQIIQLLQQRTQTQMA
- a CDS encoding NB-ARC domain-containing protein; the protein is MSNKAQGEGHTLGCLASTSGSSQSILAFPDPISHFIGRDRELQAIERLFKQGINVVELTDSPGKIGMGKSALAIQAVHALKSHYSDCQLYANLHGQDTFPAHARDVLQEWLVLQFGIDPRVLPQDTSELQALYQQQIEGQRVIIVLDNVASLKQIQPLVAHSSSQSPTAYAILITSRSPILTAEHGKTLFVDRLATNLGMSLLTGKPASQTPSQAEGSEDGSKSLHQIIKLADGSPFALQLLGHLLRQVPPTSPDTLMLEIEKGKRKYQASYPEQLSQFMACLNVAYQSLEVEDRDLLSRLSVLHGSQFNAGLAAHLCGQNNTSIVTLRLETLHKKGWLVPMPNLANPGELKEYTMPEVARAFLWKKVTAKARRTLVTWALNWTDDHHNEIDRLMLKSDTEPIADLLKSIAS